Proteins found in one Terriglobales bacterium genomic segment:
- a CDS encoding Zn-ribbon domain-containing OB-fold protein translates to MASKAMRKKPAPAAVAGPPRALPASKPVYGKVRLPETDQGTVVFGTDPLVVKDHYEIDYLHSYAEDSPFFLALAQGKLLGSECTGCGYRFATPRAYCMECGAATRWFELPREGRVHTWTTCHFGSEAFLKETPFNLALIEFDGVNTLLLTRLVGATEQEMRVGMAVKARFRRLAQFKPTDVYFVPADR, encoded by the coding sequence ATGGCCAGCAAGGCGATGCGTAAGAAGCCGGCGCCGGCAGCGGTGGCCGGACCACCTCGTGCACTGCCCGCGTCCAAGCCCGTTTATGGCAAGGTGCGCCTGCCGGAGACCGACCAGGGCACGGTGGTCTTCGGCACCGATCCCCTGGTGGTGAAGGACCACTACGAGATCGACTATCTGCACAGCTACGCCGAGGATTCCCCCTTCTTTCTTGCCCTGGCACAAGGGAAGCTGCTGGGAAGCGAATGCACAGGCTGCGGCTACCGTTTCGCCACGCCCCGCGCGTACTGCATGGAATGCGGCGCGGCCACGCGCTGGTTCGAGCTGCCCCGCGAAGGCCGCGTACATACCTGGACCACCTGCCACTTCGGCTCGGAGGCTTTCCTGAAGGAGACGCCGTTCAACCTGGCCCTGATTGAGTTCGACGGCGTGAATACGCTGCTGCTCACACGGCTGGTGGGAGCCACAGAGCAGGAAATGCGCGTCGGCATGGCGGTGAAGGCCCGCTTCCGCAGGCTGGCGCAGTTCAAGCCCACCGACGTCTACTTCGTGCCCGCCGACCGTTAG